Sequence from the Brevundimonas sp. SGAir0440 genome:
CAAACGGCGATAATCGCCCAAACAAGAAAGACGGAGAACCACAATGCATACGATGAACACCTCGATGTGGCTCGACAAGGTCGGCGCTGCTTTTGTCAGCACCGTTCTGATCGCCGCCCTGCCCACCGCCCTGGTCGTCACCCTGTTCCAAGCCCTTTGATCCCCTCTCTTTTCGATCACTGGAGCTTTGACGACCTGCATGAAGACCGCGATGTATAGAGCCGCGCGCGGGTTCGCCGGACCCCGCGTGGCCATCGCCCCGCCTTCCCCGGCTTGAGATCAAAAAGACCATGCGCCTGCCCCTGCCGCCAAATCCGCTGAAGCGAGGCGAGGCAAGCGTTCCGAACTGGCTGGGCGCGCCGATCAAAGCGCTCGGCCCGGGTTCGGTGTCCAGCGTGCTGAAGGTGGTGCTGGACGTCGCCTATATCCTTCTCTGGCTGATCACCGGCGTGCTGCTGCTGCTGGTCATCGCCGCGATCTTCATTCCATTGGACAATGTGAACGTCACCGTCAGCGGGGATTCCGGCGGCAAGCAACTGCCGCTGACGCGCACCCTGCTGCTGTTCGGCCTGGGCGCCGCGACCGCCTACTTCGGCGGGTTCATGCTGATCCTGCGCAGCCTGCGCCGCATCATCCGCACCCTGACCATGGGCGACCCGTTCCAGCCCGATAATGTGCGCCGTCTGCGCCAGATCGGCCTGACCCTGGCGGTCGTGACCGGCGGCGTCTGGGTGGCCCAGGGCTTTGTCGCCAAGCGGCTGGCGCCCGGCGTCATGGATCCGCAGGGCTTCGGCGAACTGCTGACTCCCATCTTTTCCGTGCTCATCGTCTTCGTGCTGGCGGAGGTGTTCCGCGAGGGTGCGCGCCTGCGCCGCGAATCCGAACTGACGATCTGAGCCGTTTCGAAGTAGGATTTCCGCATGGCCATCCGCGTCCAGCTCGACCGCGTCCTCGTGGAACGCCGCATGTCGTTGACCGAACTCGCCGACCGGGTCGGGGTGACGGTAGCGAATCTGTCGATCCTGAAGACCGGCAAGGCGCGCGCGGTGCGGTTCTCGACCCTGGACGCCCTGTGCCGCGAGCTGGACTGCCAGCCCGGCGATCTGCTGGCGCACGAGCCCGGCCCCGGCGACACCATCGAGGATGACGGCGAGGCATGAGGCGAAAGGGCCCGAGCCGTGACGAAAACGGACTGACGCCCGAAGACCGTCGCATCTGGACCCGCGTGGCCGGATCGGTCGTGACGCCGAGGACGCGCAAGGCCGCCCGCGTCACGCCCGGCGCCGAAACGCCGCCCGAGATCGTGGTGACGCCGATCGAGCGTCCGCGCCCCCTGGTCAAGACGTCTCCCAAACGCACCGCTGTCGCGCCGCCGCCGGAAAAGCGACCTTCGCCGAACAAGCCCAAGCCCGCGCCTGAGGATCTGGAGCCGCGCCGCAAGCAGCGGCTGTCGCGCGAACGCGACCCCATCGAGGCGCGCATCGACCTGCATGGCTTTGGCCGGTTCGAGGCAGAGGATCAGCTGCGAGGCTTCTTGATATCCTGCCAGGCGCGCGGAATGCGGGCGGTGCTGGTCATCACCGGCCAGGGTCGGATGGGCGGCGGGGTGATCCGTTCGGCCTTTGCGGAATGGATGCATTCGCCCGTACTGCGCGGCGTGGTGTCGGGCTTCACCATCGCCCACCAGAAGCACGGCGGAAACGGCGCCTTCTACGTCACCCTGAAACGCCGGACCTGACGCTCACGAAAAAGCCGGGCCCGCGCTGGCGGACCCGGCCTTTCGAAAGCGGCTTGCTCAGGCTTATTTGCCGGCGATGGCGCCGGCCAGGATCACGTCGATCTGCTTGCCCATATGGTCCGACAGGGCCTGCGCGTCCCATTCGTCATAGGCGGCGCGGCGGTAGTTCGACAGATAGGCGTCCCAGATCAGCTCGACCAGCAGGCGGCTGTCGGCGTCCTTGGACAGTTCGCCCTTGGCCACCGCATCCTGAAGGATGTTGCTGATGGCGAGCAGCAGGTTCTTGGTCGCGGCGCGGGCGCGCATTTCGGCGGCCAGGGGCTGGAACCACGAGCGGGCGACGATGGCCTGGAACAGCGGTAGTTGGTCCAGCGACGAGTGGTAGCCGGCGCTCAGCGCGCTGACCAGGCGCTGGCGGACCGGCTCGCCTTCGGGCGCTGCGGCCTCGACCACCTCGGCCAGACGCGTCATGTCTTCGGTCAGGACGGCTTCGAACAGTTCGGCCTTGTCCTGGAAGTTGGCGAAGACGGCGCCGGTGGACATGCCCGCGCCCTTGGCGATGTCGCGGATCGTGGCGGGCTCATAGCCACGCTCGGCGAAGAGCGAGCGGGCGGCGTCCAAAACCTTTTGTCGCGTGCGGATTTTGGCGGCCTGGCGGCGGTTCAAGCGGGGCTCGACAGCGAGGGAGGCGACGGTATCTGTCATATAATCAGGCTTTTACTCTACTTTCGGTCTCTGATTGGGGCGGGCCCGGCAGCGACCTCGAATGAATATCTGAGCCCCTGGATCGAACCGAAAGGGCGCTTCTGCTCCGCAGATGCAGTCATGGAGAGGCGCGCTTGCATCACGGAACCATGACGAAAATGGGTCCGGCGACGGTCTGTAAGGGGCTTCCCTTACTCCGGCGCGGGGTCGATCCGCGCCGGGCGCAGCGTGCGGCGCAGCGCGCGGCTGGGCCGATTGCGACGCTCGATCGGGATGGCCGACTGGAAGGCCTTGCGAAACTGATCGCGACGTTCGTGGACCGAGGCGAGCACCAGGCCCATGGGCACGCCCAGATCGACCAGGGTGTTTTCGGCCAGCTGCAGACTGGCCTCGGTCGTCTCCGGCACGGCGTCGGTGACGCCCAGTCCATACAGCCGAATGGCGTGCTGATCGTCGCGAGCGCGGGCGATCAAAATCAGGTCGTCGCGCATCGACCGCGCCGTGGTGACGACTTCGTCCACCTTGGTCGGCGCATCCATGGTGACGATCAGGGCGCGGGTGGATTGAACGCCGCAGTGCTGGAGCATCTCGCGCCGCCCCGCATCGCCATAGAAGACATCGAATCCGTCACGACGGCCCGCAGCGACGGCGCCCGCATCGGTGTCCAGGGCGATGAAGGGCTGATCGTGCGCCTTCAGCATTTCCCCAATCAGCCGGCCGACGCGCCCGAAGCCGACGATGATGACCGCGCCGTCGGCCGGCTCCAGCTTTGGAAGCGCGACGGGATGGCCTGCGGCTGCCGACTTGCGCGCCAACCTCTGGCCCAGCAGAGCGAGCAGGGGGATCGAAAAGATGCTGACGGTCGCCGACAGGGCCACGGTGTTGGTCAGTTGCGGCGGCGCGAGGCCTTCGACCAGGCCGGTGGCGAAGACCACGAAGGCGAACTCGCCCGCCGGCGCCAGAACGAGCGCCGTCTCCAGCGCCGGGCGGGCGCCCAGGCCCCAGAAACGGGCGAGGCTGAAGATCACGCCGGTCTTCACGACCGTCAGAGCCAGGGCCAGGCCGAAGACGCCGACCGGATCGGCGGCGATGGCGTCCAGGTCCAGACCCAGGCCGACGCCGACGAAGAAGACGCCCAGCAGAAGCCCCTTGAACGGTTCGATGGAAACCTCGACCTCGCGCCGGAACTCGGTCTCGGCCAGCAGCACGCCGGCGACAAGCGCGCCGATACTCATCGACAGGCCGCTGGCCTGGGCGGCGAGACCGGCCCCGACCACCACCAGCAGGGAGGCGGCGACGAACAGTTCGCCGCCCTGGTCGGCCTTGCGCGCCTTCGCCACCGACCGGAACATCGGCCGCAGAACCACGCGCCCCAGCAGCACCATCAGACCCAGACCGATGGCGGCCGGAACCAGGGTGAACAGGGCGCGCCCCAGAACGGCGGGATCCAGCGCGCCGCCCTGCTGGGCCAGCGCCGCCAGGACGGTGACGGTGATCAGGATCGGCGCGACCGCCAGATCCTGGGCCAGCAGGATGGCGAAGGTGGAACGGCCGACCGTTCCCTTCAGCCGCCCGCGCTCGGCCAGCACGGGCATTACCACGGCCGTCGAGGACAGGGCGAGGCCCATGCCCAGCACCACGGCGCTGGCCAGGGTCTGGCCCATCAGCATGAAGCCGCCTGCGAGCACGGCGGTGCAGACGACGACCTGCATCAGTCCCAGGCCGAACACGAGCCGACGCATGGCGCGCAGCCGCTCCCATGACAGCTCCAGACCGATCATGAACAACAGGAAGGCGACGCCCAGTTCCGACAGCTGCGCCAGTTGGCCCGGATCGCCGATGGTCAGCCATGACAGCCAGGGCAGGCTTTGCGCGAACCGGCCGAGGCCGTCCGGCCCCAGCAAAACGCCCGCAGCGAGGAAGCCCAGAACGGGGCTGACCTTCAGCCGATTGACCAGGGGCACGATGACGCCGGCGGCCGCCAGAAACACCACCAGATCCTTATAGTCGCCGCCCTGACCGTGCATCCGCCCTCCTTGCGTCGGCGTATCTGACCCTGATCCCCGCGCCGTGGCGAGAGGTCGCATCGGAATCATGAACTTTTTTTAAGGCGACACCCCCCCTCGCCGGACTAGGGTCTGCGCCGAACCATCCAGATGCCGGGTGGGAACAGGGACATAGTGATGAAACGTCTGCTTATCGGGGCCGCCGTCGGCGCCCTTCTTCTGCCCGCCAGCTCGGTCCTGGCTCAGGATATCGGTCACGACCACGCCTGCATCGACGACGCCTGCACCCTCGTTTCGCTGTTCTCGGGCGAAGAGACGGCGGCCGGTTGGCAGGGCACAGAGGCGCCCCGCTACGGAACCTGGGGCTTCGACCTGGCCGGCCGCGACACCTCGGTGAAGCCGGGCGACGACTTCTTCCAGTACGCCAACGGCAAGGCCCTGGAAAAGCTGGTCATTCCGTCGGATCGCACCAGCTACGGCTCGTTCGCCCTGCTGCGCGAACTGTCGGACAACCGCATGAAGGAACTGGTTCTGGGCCTGGCCAACCGCACCGACCTGACGCCCGGATCGGACGAGGCCAAGGTCGCCGACGCCTATCGCTCCTACATCGACGAGGCGCGCATCGAGCAGTTGGACGCCCAGCCGCTGCAACCCTATCTGGCCGCGATCCGCGCCGCCGACAGCCATGACAAGATGGCCGTCTATATGGGCCAGACGGCCGGCCGCTTCGGCTCGTCCTTCTTCGGCACCGGCATCACGATCGATTCCAAGCAACCGACCCGCTACGTCGTCTCGACGGGCCAGTCGGGCATCGGCCTGCCGAACCGTGACTATTATCTGGACGCCCGTTTCGCCGACAAGAAAGAGAAGTATCAGGCCTATGTCGGCCGGATGCTGGAGATGATCGGCTGGACCAACCCGACCGAGACCGCCGCCCAGATCGTCGCGCTGGAAACCAAGATCGCCGAGGCGCACTGGACCCCGGTCGAGAACCGCAACCGCGACCGGACCTATAACGAGTTCACCATCGCCAAACTGGCCGAAGATGCGCCGGGCTTCGCCTGGCAGGCCTACTACGATGCGGCCAAGCTGGGCGACGTGCCGCGCCTGATCGTGCGTCAGGATACGGCCATGCCCAAGATCGCGGCCATCTACGCCGAGACGCCGGTCGAACTGCTGCAGGCCTGGCAGGCCTTCCACACCGCCGACGACATGGCGCCGCTGATGTCCAAACGCTTCGCCGACGCCCAATGGGAGTTCCGTTCGCGCGATCTGTCGGGTCAGCCTGAGCAGCGCACCCGCGAAAAGCGCGCCATCTCCTTCGCTGAAGGATCGCTGGGCGAGGCCACGGGCCGTCTCTACGTCGCCCAGTACTTCCCGGCCGAATCCAAGGCCAAGATGGAAGAGCTGGTCGCCAATCTGCGCACCGCCCTGTCGCACCGGATCGACAACCTGACCTGGATGGGGACCGAGACCAAGGCGGCGGCGCAGGAGAAGCTGCGCAAGTTCACCGTCAAGATCGGCTATCCCGACAAGTGGCGCGACTACTCCGGTCTCGACATCCGCGCGAGCGACTTGGTCGGTAACGCCGAGCGCCGCGGCCTGTTCGAGTGGAACTATGATCTGGCCCGTCTGAACGAGCCGGTCGACAAGTCGGAGTGGGGCATGACCCCGCAGACCGTCAACGCCTACTACAACTCGGCCAACAACGAGATCGTCTTCCCGGCCGCGATCCTGCAGCCGCCCTTCTTCGATCCGAATGGCGATGCGGCGGTCAACTATGGCGGCATCGGCGGCGTGATCGGTCACGAGATCGGCCACGGCTTCGACGACCAGGGCTCCAAGTCGGACGGCGACGGCGTGCTGCGCAACTGGTGGACGCCGGAAGACAAGGCCAACTTCGAGGCCCTGACCGCGCGTCTGGGCGCGCAATATGCGACCTACGAGCCGATCGCCGGCTATCACATCAACCCTGGCCTGACGATGGGCGAGAACATCGGTGACGCGTCTGGCGTGGCCGTCGGTCTCGAGGCCTATCACCTGTCGCTCAACGGTCAGCCGGCGCCCGTGATCGACGGCACGACCGGCGACCAGCGCTTCTTCTATGGCTGGGCCCAGGTCTGGCAGTCGAAGTACCGCGACGAGGCGCTGAAGCAGCAGGTCGCCACCGACCCGCACTCGGCCGCCCAGTTCCGCGTCATCGGCCCGCTGCGCAACGTCGATGCCTGGTACGACGCCTTCGACGTTCAGCCGGGCACGAAATACTATCTGACGCCCGAGGAACGCGTCCGCCTCTGGTAGGGCGACGCTTGTTCGAGAATGGAAAGGCCGGGGTTCGCCCCGGCCTTTTTCATACCGAGACCGGGCTGCTCGATTTCGACGCCGTATCGAGAATTTGTCGAGCTTTCATAGGCGTTTGTCTGGGCGCCAGACGCGAAAAAGCCCGCTGCGGGGGATACATCGCAGCGGGCTTTCGCGCTCTTTAAAGAGCGGACGTTTCCTCCCCGAAACGCCTTCGAGTGCTGCGCGCTTGAGCAACGCTTGCCCTCGAGTGAGGTCATTTGACGCAAGGGCCGGTCGGTCGTCAACGGCCGCTTTGGCAAGAGTCGAACTTTCTTCGACTTATCACTGATAACCCATTTCAGGGGCGGGTTATTATCGAAGCTTATTCGATAATGGACTTGATGGCGGCGACCAGGCTGTCGCGGGGGACTTTCATCTGGCCGGGGCGTTCGGCCTTCCAGGCGTCGTTGTCCGTGATGCCGGCGGCGGCGGCGCGGCCGGCGTCCAGATCCTTGATCGTGACCTCGCCGGCGGCGATCTCATCGCCGCCCAGGATGACGACGGCCGGGGCGCCGCGCCGGTCTGCGTATTTCATCTGCGCCTTCATGCCGGCGCGACCCAGATAAAGCTCGGCGGCGATTCCGGCGGCGCGCAGTTCGGCGACGGCGGTCAGATAATGGGCCATGTCGTCTTCCGAGAAGACGATGACGACCACGGGGCCGCGCACGGCGTCCTCGGCGCTCCGTCCCGCCGCGCGCAGGGCCGAGGCCAGACGCGAGACGCCGAAGGAGAAGCCGGTCGCCGGCGTGCTCTGGCCGGTGAAGCGGGCGACCAGATCGTCGTAGCGACCGCCGCCGCCGATGGAGCCGAAGCGGACCGGGCGACCCTTATCGTCGACCGTTTCGAGCAGCAGTTCGGCTTCGAACACGGCGCCGGTGTAATACTCCAGGCCGCGCACGATGGTCGGATCGAACTTCACAGCGTCCTGGCCGACCGACATGGCGGCCAGCGCGCGGTCGATGGCGGCCAACTCGTTCAGCGCCGCCTCGCCCCCCGCGCCGAGGTCGCCGGAGCGCGCGACGGCGTCCAACGTCTCGGCCCGCGACAGGCCGGGGGTATTGGCCGAGGCCAGGAAGGCCTCGATGGCGGCCGTGAGCTTGGCGGGCAGCTGGGCGCCCTTGGTGTAGTCGCCCGAGTCGTCCAGACGCCCTTCGCCCAGCAGTTGGACCACGCCCTCCCAGCCCAGGCGATCGAACTTGTCGATGGCGCGAAGCGCCGTCAGCCGCTGACCGGCCTCGGTCACGCCGCCGGCGTCGAACAGGCCGTCGAACAGCTTGCGGTTCGAAACGCGGATCTGGGCCTGGCCGGCGTCCAGACCGGCGGCGCGCAGGCCTTCGCAACCCATGGCGATGATCTCGGCGTCGGCCTCGGGCCGGTCGGAGCCGACGGTGTCGGCGTCGCATTGCCAGAACTCACGGAAGCGACCAGGGCCGGGCTTCTCGTTGCGCCAGACGGGACCGTAGGCATAGCGCCGAAAAGGCTTGGGCAGGGTCTCCCAGGTCTGGGCGGCGAAACGGGCCAGGGGCGC
This genomic interval carries:
- a CDS encoding DUF2975 domain-containing protein — translated: MRLPLPPNPLKRGEASVPNWLGAPIKALGPGSVSSVLKVVLDVAYILLWLITGVLLLLVIAAIFIPLDNVNVTVSGDSGGKQLPLTRTLLLFGLGAATAYFGGFMLILRSLRRIIRTLTMGDPFQPDNVRRLRQIGLTLAVVTGGVWVAQGFVAKRLAPGVMDPQGFGELLTPIFSVLIVFVLAEVFREGARLRRESELTI
- a CDS encoding helix-turn-helix transcriptional regulator, with amino-acid sequence MAIRVQLDRVLVERRMSLTELADRVGVTVANLSILKTGKARAVRFSTLDALCRELDCQPGDLLAHEPGPGDTIEDDGEA
- a CDS encoding Smr/MutS family protein; the protein is MRRKGPSRDENGLTPEDRRIWTRVAGSVVTPRTRKAARVTPGAETPPEIVVTPIERPRPLVKTSPKRTAVAPPPEKRPSPNKPKPAPEDLEPRRKQRLSRERDPIEARIDLHGFGRFEAEDQLRGFLISCQARGMRAVLVITGQGRMGGGVIRSAFAEWMHSPVLRGVVSGFTIAHQKHGGNGAFYVTLKRRT
- a CDS encoding TetR/AcrR family transcriptional regulator, with amino-acid sequence MTDTVASLAVEPRLNRRQAAKIRTRQKVLDAARSLFAERGYEPATIRDIAKGAGMSTGAVFANFQDKAELFEAVLTEDMTRLAEVVEAAAPEGEPVRQRLVSALSAGYHSSLDQLPLFQAIVARSWFQPLAAEMRARAATKNLLLAISNILQDAVAKGELSKDADSRLLVELIWDAYLSNYRRAAYDEWDAQALSDHMGKQIDVILAGAIAGK
- a CDS encoding cation:proton antiporter, encoding MHGQGGDYKDLVVFLAAAGVIVPLVNRLKVSPVLGFLAAGVLLGPDGLGRFAQSLPWLSWLTIGDPGQLAQLSELGVAFLLFMIGLELSWERLRAMRRLVFGLGLMQVVVCTAVLAGGFMLMGQTLASAVVLGMGLALSSTAVVMPVLAERGRLKGTVGRSTFAILLAQDLAVAPILITVTVLAALAQQGGALDPAVLGRALFTLVPAAIGLGLMVLLGRVVLRPMFRSVAKARKADQGGELFVAASLLVVVGAGLAAQASGLSMSIGALVAGVLLAETEFRREVEVSIEPFKGLLLGVFFVGVGLGLDLDAIAADPVGVFGLALALTVVKTGVIFSLARFWGLGARPALETALVLAPAGEFAFVVFATGLVEGLAPPQLTNTVALSATVSIFSIPLLALLGQRLARKSAAAGHPVALPKLEPADGAVIIVGFGRVGRLIGEMLKAHDQPFIALDTDAGAVAAGRRDGFDVFYGDAGRREMLQHCGVQSTRALIVTMDAPTKVDEVVTTARSMRDDLILIARARDDQHAIRLYGLGVTDAVPETTEASLQLAENTLVDLGVPMGLVLASVHERRDQFRKAFQSAIPIERRNRPSRALRRTLRPARIDPAPE
- a CDS encoding M13 family metallopeptidase; the encoded protein is MKRLLIGAAVGALLLPASSVLAQDIGHDHACIDDACTLVSLFSGEETAAGWQGTEAPRYGTWGFDLAGRDTSVKPGDDFFQYANGKALEKLVIPSDRTSYGSFALLRELSDNRMKELVLGLANRTDLTPGSDEAKVADAYRSYIDEARIEQLDAQPLQPYLAAIRAADSHDKMAVYMGQTAGRFGSSFFGTGITIDSKQPTRYVVSTGQSGIGLPNRDYYLDARFADKKEKYQAYVGRMLEMIGWTNPTETAAQIVALETKIAEAHWTPVENRNRDRTYNEFTIAKLAEDAPGFAWQAYYDAAKLGDVPRLIVRQDTAMPKIAAIYAETPVELLQAWQAFHTADDMAPLMSKRFADAQWEFRSRDLSGQPEQRTREKRAISFAEGSLGEATGRLYVAQYFPAESKAKMEELVANLRTALSHRIDNLTWMGTETKAAAQEKLRKFTVKIGYPDKWRDYSGLDIRASDLVGNAERRGLFEWNYDLARLNEPVDKSEWGMTPQTVNAYYNSANNEIVFPAAILQPPFFDPNGDAAVNYGGIGGVIGHEIGHGFDDQGSKSDGDGVLRNWWTPEDKANFEALTARLGAQYATYEPIAGYHINPGLTMGENIGDASGVAVGLEAYHLSLNGQPAPVIDGTTGDQRFFYGWAQVWQSKYRDEALKQQVATDPHSAAQFRVIGPLRNVDAWYDAFDVQPGTKYYLTPEERVRLW
- the hisS gene encoding histidine--tRNA ligase; this translates as MTDAAPPRPLARNPRGFADKRGRDLTAERRIVARVSEVYERWGFEPLETPAFEYADALGKFLPDADRPNEGVFALQDDAGSDEPGDWMALRYDHTAPLARFAAQTWETLPKPFRRYAYGPVWRNEKPGPGRFREFWQCDADTVGSDRPEADAEIIAMGCEGLRAAGLDAGQAQIRVSNRKLFDGLFDAGGVTEAGQRLTALRAIDKFDRLGWEGVVQLLGEGRLDDSGDYTKGAQLPAKLTAAIEAFLASANTPGLSRAETLDAVARSGDLGAGGEAALNELAAIDRALAAMSVGQDAVKFDPTIVRGLEYYTGAVFEAELLLETVDDKGRPVRFGSIGGGGRYDDLVARFTGQSTPATGFSFGVSRLASALRAAGRSAEDAVRGPVVVIVFSEDDMAHYLTAVAELRAAGIAAELYLGRAGMKAQMKYADRRGAPAVVILGGDEIAAGEVTIKDLDAGRAAAAGITDNDAWKAERPGQMKVPRDSLVAAIKSIIE